A part of Meleagris gallopavo isolate NT-WF06-2002-E0010 breed Aviagen turkey brand Nicholas breeding stock chromosome 26, Turkey_5.1, whole genome shotgun sequence genomic DNA contains:
- the DIXDC1 gene encoding dixin isoform X1: protein MYFFLQKATTFCPGYTHHRGELLPSVGWYRRVHPGTALLSPFLPFVLLPLRTEDRRRAVLLQQLQAYVAWVNSQLKKKPTIKPVQDLRQDLRDGVILASLIEIVAGEKLNGVQVNPTSHQEMRENVEQVLQFVASKKIRMHQTSAKDIVDGNLKSIMRLILALAAHFKPGSGRAVNHSPAGMMGKSSAASFGSHRPRSAAAVAQGAVAALADVRQDVLQSGRDVFWHRQRNSSMDEEIETPYWSVRALVQQYEGQHNIPLESQSSSLTSPSPVHSTKSESTVTQSEEKAGFVIIHTEEAETKTEETESHFQPEWQAGNPGSCLENSWEEQLLEQQDHLEKEMEEAKKMISGLQALLLNGSLPEDEQEGSFELCEHGACPEEQLIIIRSRLDQSEEENQDLKKELLKYKQEARNLQGIKDALQQRLAQQDASVLQLKQELLRANMDREELHNQNVDLQRKVEERNRLLAEYKKELGQKDRHLQQHQTKLDEMLRQLSEASYQQVWSQVDLERELEHKEALLAHCMKREAEEVMAYSSYNAQSNGFLQTAGKGAAPTAHRGTNDLQLVRDALRSLRNSFSGHDPQHHTIDSLEQGISSLMERLHRMETQKRQERRIRGKSPASRVTNECRDSWPPNSKLPHSHSTPAMSTSACTKVLYFTDRSLTPFMVSIPKRLGEVTLKDFKVAIDREGTHRYHFKALDPEFGTVKEEVFHDDDIIPGWEGKIVAWVEEDHGEN from the exons atgtatttttttctacagaaggCAACAACTTTCTGCCCTGGATACACCCACCATAGAGGGGAATTGCTGCCTTCTGTAGGATGGTACAGAAGGGTGCATCCAGGCACCGCACTGCTGAGTCCGTTCCTGCCCTTCGTGCTTCTCCCCCTCAGGACTGAGGACAGAAGgcgtgctgtgctgctg caaCAGCTACAGGCATATGTGGCCTGGGTAAATTCCCAGCTGAAGAAGAAGCCAACAATAAAGCCAGTCCAAGACCTGAGACAAGATCTCAGAGATGGAGTCATCCTTGCCTCACTTATCGAGATTGTAG CTGGTGAGAAGCTGAATGGTGTTCAGGTCAACCCTACCAGCCACCAGGAGATGAGGGAAAACGTGGAGCAAGTCTTACAGTTCGTGGCATCAAAAAAGATTCGTATGCATCAGACATCAGCAAAAG aTATTGTCGATGGTAATTTAAAATCTATCATGAGGCTGATCCTCGCCTTAGCTGCTCATTTCAAACCAGGCTCTGGAAGAGCCGTGAatcacagccctgctggcatGATGGGGAAGAGCTCAGCAGCATCGTTTGGCAGTCACAGGCCCcgctcagctgctgcagtggcCCAAGGGGCAGTGGCTGCTCTGGCAGATGTTCGCCAAGATGTACTGCAGTCTGGCCGGGATGTCTTCTGGCACAGACAGAG AAACAGCAGTATGGATGAGGAGATTGAAACCCCCTACTGGAGTGTTCGCGCACTGGTGCAGCAGTATGAAGGGCAGCATAACATCCCCTTGGAGTCCCAGTCCTCCAG TCTCACATCACCCAGTCCTGTCCATAGCACAAAGAGTGAATCCACTGTAACCCAGTCAGAGGAGAAAGCAGGATTTGTGATTATCCACACTGAGGAAGCAGAAACTAAAACAG aagagaCAGAATCTCACTTCCAGCCTGAATGGCAAGCAGGGAACCCAGGGTCATGTTTGGAGAATTCATGGGAGGAGCAGCTATTGGAACAACAGGATcatttggaaaaggaaatggaggaaGCAAAGAAGATGATTTCAGGTTTGCAG GCTTTACTGCTCAATGGATCTTTACCTGAGGATGAGCAGGAAGGGTCCTTTGAACTTTGTGAACATGGAGCCTGCCCAGAAGAGCAGCTG ATCATAATCCGAAGTCGTCTGGACCAGagtgaggaagaaaatcaaGACCTAAAG AAGGAGctgttaaaatacaaacaagaaGCTCGAAACCTACAGGGGATAAAG GATGCTCTACAGCAGAGGCTGGCTCAACAGGATGCTTCAGTTCTTCAGCTAAAGCAGGAACTGCTGAGAGCAAACATGGACAGGGAAGAGTTGCACAATCAGAAT GTTGATCTTCAGAGGAAGGTTGAAGAGCGAAACAGGCTACTGGCAGAATACAAA AAGGAACTGGGCCAGAAAGATCGACATTTACAGCAGCATCAAACCAAACTGGATGAAATGCTTAGGCAACTTTCTGAGGCCAGTTACCAGCAGGTGTGGAGCCAG GTGGATTTGGAGCGGGAGCTGGAGCACAAAGAGGCCCTGCTAGCTCACTGCATGAAGAGAGAAGCTGAAGAG GTGATGGCATATAGCAGTTACAATGCTCAGAGCAATGGCTTCCTCCAGACAGCAGGAAAAGGAGCTGCTCCCACAGCCCACCGAGGG ACAAATGACTTGCAGCTCGTTCGTGATGCACTTCGTAGCCTGAGGAATAGTTTCAGTGGCCACGATCCACAGCACCACACTATTGACAGCCTGGAGCAGGGCATATCTAGTCTGATGGAACGGTTACACCGCATGGAGACGCAGAAGAGGCAAGAGAGAAGG ATCCGGGGGAAGTCACCGGCAAGCAGAGTGACAAATGAGTGTAGAGACTCCTGGCCTCCAAACTCCA aactgcCTCATTCTCACAGCACACCTGCGATGAGTACCAGTGCCTGCACCAAAGTTTTGTACTTCACTGACCGCTCCCTCACACCTTTCATGGTCAGCATACCAAAGAG GTTAGGGGAAGTGACTCTGAAGGATTTTAAGGTAGCTATTGATCGTGAAGG